Sequence from the Nitrosopumilus maritimus SCM1 genome:
CCATCTGACCAAATTTGCCTTTTGTTAGGGATACTTCACCTTTGAACTCATTGGTATATCCATTTGTGATTACGACAACATCTCCAACATTTACTGCTTTGATATCATCTCCCCACAATGTCAATTTCATTTGGTCATCTTCAGTTTCACCATCAGCAATAACTGCATCGCAGACATCTACTGTACCTCCACTTTTCAGATTAACAGTTCTTGGGTCTCCTTTGCTTTTTACTTCGGCTTTAGCATTTATTCCACTTCGCATTTTCTTTACTTGTGAAATTGGTATGAATTCTGCCATGTATTTTTGAATCTATTACGCACGATTATAAGCTTTGTTAAAATTTCTTCAAATTGATAGATCATTTTGAAATTTTTCAAAATAGTAATCGAAAAATACTGCTCTTTATCCATTCTCATTGCAGAGATATCGAAGCCCGGTCAACCGAGAGGGACTCAAGATCTTCCAAATAGGAAATCCCTTCTCTCAGGAGTTCGTGGGTTCAAATCCCACTCTCTGCACTAAATTTTACATAAAATTGTAAATTTTTGAAATTAAGCAACTAATGCTTTGACTTTACTCACAGAATGTTCTGAAATTTGTTTGTGCATTTCTGCCAAACTTTCGTCCTTGAAAGTTAGATTGCATCTAAAACATTTCCAAACCATCTCAGACATGCCTAACAATAGGCATAATTTGCTTATAAAGATATTGCATGATTGATCCAATTTGTTACAATACCTGATCATTCTTTTGAAAAAGATGTAATTTTTTTAATTTTTTAGATCACAATAGAATTTTTTTGTGACTAAACCATAATCCAAGGGTTTAGAAGCAAAAAACACTGCATATTCTTTGAAAGATGGTAGATATTTTCGAATTTTTTGCAGAATTTTCCTATTTTGGAATTTTTCTTGTGCTGATTCTCGTAAATGCATCTCCAATTTTGATGCCTCCAAGCTGGATTGTTTTAACATCATTTTATCTTCTTGATCCTAGTCTGAATATTGTATTTCTTGCAATGGTTGGTGCTACTGGTGCTACCATCGGTAGATTTTTTCTCAAAAAGATCAGTGGATTATTTAGAAAATTTGTTGGAGAAGAACAAAAATCCAATCTTGACATAATTGGTGATTATCTTAATCACAAAAAATATGGTTATCTCCTTGCATCGTTCCTCTTTGGTGCAACACCTCTACCAAGCAATATGTTATTCATCACATACGGGTTAATGCGTGCAAAAAGTATTGGAATCTATATTGGATTTTGGTTTGGTAGAACTATTTCTTACATCATAATGATTTATTTTGGCAATGCCGTTTTGCAACCATTCTTAGAAATCTTTGAAGACCGTCTAACTGGAATCTTACTAATTGATGGTGTGGGAATTGGAGTGATTGTTCTCTTTGCGTCTATTAATTGGACAGTATTAATTACTCAGAGAAAAATTAAATTCGTTAAACCAAAAATATGGAGATTCTAAATGAAAGTTCTCGAATTACTCAAAAAAGATGTAAAAAAAATAATGGAAAATGATCCTGCTCATGACTTTGAACATATTATGAGAGTTTACAAAAATGGTCAGAAAATTTGTAAAAAAGAAAAAGCAAATGAAAAACTTGTTTTGAGTGCTGCACTTCTACATGATATTGTCTCTTACCCAAAATCTGACAAACGTTCCAAGATGTCTTCTATTGAAAGTGCAAAAAAATCAAAACAAATTTTAAAAAAATATGATTTTGATGAACATGAAATTACTATAATTTCAGACGCCATTCGTGATCATAGTTTTTCTCAAAAGAAAATCCCCAAAACCATTGAGGGTAAAATTTTACAAGATTCTGATAGACTTGATGCTTTAGGTGCAATTGGAATTGCTAGAGTTTTTGCTACAGGTGGTTCTTTGAAGAGACCCTTTTACAATATTGATGACCCGTTTTGTAAAAATAGAATTCCTGATGATAAGACCTGGACTGTTGATCACTTCTTCCAAAAATTACTCAAACTTGAATCTCTAATGAATACAAAATCTGGTAAAATAGAAGCAAAAAGAAGAACGAGAATTCTAAAAGAGTATATAAAACAACTAAAACAAGAAGTTTAACCATAATCGACGTATCTGTCGTATCTCTTCTCTATCTCTTTATTCAAACCTGAAATTATCTTCTCATATTCTTCATTTTTTCTAAAATCAATATACTTGCGAATTGCATCAAACTCTTCATCTTGTGGATATGATTCAAAGACTGGCTCTACCATCTTTAGATATTGTAGAGTTTTCTCACGAAACTCTTCTCTTGTTGGTTTTTTGATTCCTTTCATCCTAAATTCAACTGATGCCCAACTTGCCCCAATTACGTGTGGGAGTAAATCAAATGCCCTTTGAATCTCGTAACGCTCGTCGTTTCTCATGATTCTTGCATGAATTTTGCAG
This genomic interval carries:
- a CDS encoding DNA-binding protein yields the protein MAEFIPISQVKKMRSGINAKAEVKSKGDPRTVNLKSGGTVDVCDAVIADGETEDDQMKLTLWGDDIKAVNVGDVVVITNGYTNEFKGEVSLTKGKFGQMEVNPQ
- a CDS encoding HD domain-containing protein, coding for MKVLELLKKDVKKIMENDPAHDFEHIMRVYKNGQKICKKEKANEKLVLSAALLHDIVSYPKSDKRSKMSSIESAKKSKQILKKYDFDEHEITIISDAIRDHSFSQKKIPKTIEGKILQDSDRLDALGAIGIARVFATGGSLKRPFYNIDDPFCKNRIPDDKTWTVDHFFQKLLKLESLMNTKSGKIEAKRRTRILKEYIKQLKQEV